Part of the Lotus japonicus ecotype B-129 chromosome 6, LjGifu_v1.2 genome, GCAAAAGCATCCATAGACTCCACATTTATTGTGCTACCACCTCGTTTTTTCAGATCCTGAGAGTAAAGCATTGAAATCCCCAAAGCACAACCACAAACCCGCTACTGAACCTTTAATGCGCTGAAGGAGCTCCTAGGATTTGCTTTTGTTTCTCTCCTCAAGGTAACCATAGAAACCCGTAACATGTATTGGCTGAGTGTTAGGGTCCTGATATACCACTTGAATATGGTTAAGTGACATTGATACAAGGTCCACCGTACTGTTCTCCTTCCACATCAGTGCTAGACCTCCTCCTCTACTGCGTTCTTCCCCTCTGCAGTCCATTACTATCATGTTCTTATAACCTGTATTATTTCCAACTTTACGTAACTATCCTTTCTTTCTTCTAGTCTGCATGAGGAAGACTATGTCGGGATCTTCGGAATATACGAGCCTAGTGAGTGATCGCTCTGCGCGGAGGTTCCCAAGCCCCCGAAAATTCCAGCTTAATGTTTTCATGGCTCCCGGCGGTGCTGGTCCTCCAGTACGGCCGATTCATCATCAATTTGCATTAGGTTCTTGCTCTTCTTCTCCTTACTTCCAGTAACGTCAGCCACCTCATCAATATCCATGTCTGTCCTTTTGGAACATACAGTGGGCAACACTTGTGTGGGCTTTGCTGCTTGTTTCCCGGCCAAGCGTTTCCACGATGCACCCTTCCCTGTCTTAACCTGGTGGCTTTTATTCTCTGGACTAGCCGGCTGCTGATGTTCATGTGACTCTTCAGTGCTTTCATCATCCCCTCCTTCTTCTACTGACTTCTTAGCAGTTGTGGCCTCCTTCTCGGCCTGCTTGCCCCCCGGATCCAGGGATATCTGTTGCAGGACATCCGCCACTTGATCCAGACCTTCTTCCCTCTGTTGATCACCTTTCTCTTGTTCCTCAATATCGCCATTCTCCTCCATCTGCTTGGGTATTGCTTCAGAGCTATCTTCAGAACTAGcggtgtaacgccccaatttctcaactgaggaatcacattaagtaacctaacaaagtctaaggactattctgcaatccctaaaatccaagggtatttttttttgaaaatgactaAATACCATAGGATTGGAAACacatcataactttatttaaataacatgtttcccgatatacagtaataatagtttataataccataagtaaggttcagaataaacatgcgcactttaacagtggcggaagcaaggctttaataacagagttctcatatagaaaatgagactcaaacatagtccacaataagagaagcaaagctgcttcttacacctctactccaccgcctacaacccgatctccaactcgagcagctaagcttcggcggaaggatctccatcgcctaatagcgttaagcgcccaaacaacaagtagcaaatagaaaagggttaactccatgcaattaccacgtataaaagggaaaagcatgctattcagATTTAAGTGCATTTCAtggcacataaactagcaacttatttcaagatagatgacgacatatatccaacaacatgaagtcaaatcagatatcaagaACCTCAaccatataacatcaaatcaaataccaacaacttaaacttaatcagatatcaacaacgtaataacatagatttaaaacatataacaataacctcaacaagtCAGACCAGATATCGACAAGATCAAATGTTAGTGCTCTagaatgcaactatatgctgctatcaaaatggatcgatcaatatcgtctctcaagacgggacaatcataggaccacacctcctgatcgccactttcACCTTAAGCCTTATATGCCACGTCAGACAACAACCCTCAATCCAATAGTCAattcagagtaaccacatgttattcataatcacaacattcacacaaacacatcaagctcTACTGAGCGATGAAATAATAATTCAGTACTGTAAAACATAACCATGTCcaatccactagaaagcagtaacgacataaaccagtaaacgaccgaagcctcttagaaaacggagacacacgtctcaataagttcactcggccgaagcctccagaaaacattttcccagttcagcatAATAAACATAAttcaatgccaatcaatataaacatcttcatctcaaacgcaggcattGCGATAAAAGCAGGAAACTCAAAGACgtgctaaaactgagttacccttaccttcgtgagtagaagttgtgcatggaaattgcgaacctagaacaaggaaacacaatcgtcaacacaagccctactagaaacaacactatctaataacactaatcgaaaccggaaagaaagcttttaaagcttcagggttcctatttaggcacaaattgacaacagaacttcatttgctaaaacgcgcataacttgagctacagaactcggaatgacacgaaaccaacgccaaaatttcgacaatcgaaagagctacgctatagctcaggttatacagacccaaaaattatttttggacaaggTATCATCAcactaagtttcggccactttagaaaatagggtttccgaactttttcttcgatctaaatcaattcctaggtattcttaggcgatatctaggccagggaaactctcagaaaaattatcggatcgaaaactagaacaggggtattttggtcaagatttttagctcggaaactcaaaatcggaatttcgaaaaataaattggatgaggtcgatacccacgacgtttatgacaactaatcctactgacgctaagctcagtcgagagttttttattcaaaaagcggaacctcagcataaaaatgggtttttgagcagaattgaagttctgcggcgattcggcgagattcggcgaaatgtaatccgctaaacatgctcttgggcatgcagggaataagtttagacagagaaatcaagttatttggacagttttacaaaaagctcaaaactttgagcacagaaagacatagagaaaagccaCAGAAATTACGATAAGAGGTAAGGAAAATCAttagtacctcgaggcctacgcgtaacaacgaacagagcgacgatcagacaagaatcggcaaAAATCACTTCTCCCCCTCTCTTCCTCCTTGCTCTCGGTCGTGTGTGTGTATTGGTGGtgatgatatattttttttcaagctatttatagaaaattgaaaacgcgggaaaatgaatatttcgcgattccgatttttcctacacattcctctgtgaattataagatagaatccagcgacagaatttcagaactcgaaacaggtttctcagaatttagcaaacgattcactaacggtgttaatcgatttaacctgaaaagttactttttgcagttgatgtcgaatgagaaaacttcattctgaagaaagattggaaacatcgaaagcaCGTAAGCACTTCcttctgaatagaaaaagtcttcattgacagtttactttaaggttcttgagctatcagggattcagtttctgCAAACCTCTGAGAATCgaaatcgatcgttcgtacattccagggtttcgtgtcgaaacacttgttgtggaaaggaataagagaaattcttatattcctctggatatttttgaatatcgtttctacagtgctttaagagcagattagccctttactaacgttttcaccctaaggcggaagtgaataagctcgtgctataacctataacGAATTTAGTAATATTCTATGTCGTTTCCTAAATTTTCTTattcataatactaatccaaacatcaaacacaagtcaagttcctctcacgcttacacataatcctatgcgtgagttggaaattaattatttatttaattctaaaatcctgggtcttacaagcGGGCTCTTTGGGTATTGTTCTGTTGCTCGATTCCTCTTGGAACAAACTCTTGCGCTCCTCGAGAAAACCCTCCTTCCTCACCATAACGTTCTTTTTGGGGGAAGCACGTAACCACGCCCCATATGGAAGGTTTTGTGGCCcttcctcatcatcttcatcatcttccttaTCGGGGCAAGATTTAATGGAGTGACCAAGTCCGCCACATGCAAAGCATATATCCGGCAAGCGCTCATATTTGAAGAAAATTTTCCCTGCCTGTTGGGACACTAGCTGTATCTGCGTCCCACGTTTAAGAGGGTTACAAAGGTCGAGCACAACCTTAACTCTCATATACTTGCCTGCTACGCAACCACTGGATTTGTCAAAGTCTATCACCTCTCCGAAGCTTCTCCCAATCTGGGTAACCGCTTCCTCAGTTCTGTAGCGAAGCGACAGATCGTAGATTCTAACCCAGAAAGGGGATGTGTGAGGTTTGATCTCCGAGGGCTGTTCATCCCCATAAATCTTCTGCAGGGCTATCACATAGCCATCAAAGGTCCAAGGTTGACCACGAAGTATCATGTCTAGATCCCGTGTCGAAAATAACTTGAAGGAGTACAAGTTCTTCCCCAGATCTGCGATCTCCACCGCCTGCCTTGTTTTCAGAGCTATCTTTAGAACTAGCGGGCTCTTTGGGTATTGTTCTGTTGCCCGATTCCTCTTGGAACAAACTCTTGTGTTCCTCGAGAAAACCCTCCTTCCTCACCACAACGTTCTTTTTGGGGGAAGCACGTAACCACGCCCCATATGGAAGGTTTTGTGGCCcttcctcatcatcttcatcatcttccttaTCGGGGCAAGATTTAATGGAGTGACCAAGTCTGCCACATGCAAAGCATATATCCGGCATTTCCAGATTGTCAGAATGGTGTTTTTGAAAGCGCGAACATTGTAGTTGTCTGTCGTTCACACTTTCCCCACAATCGTGGTATCCAAGGGAGATGTATCCTAAGTCTCACCACCAAGGATAATGGTTTCGCTTTCATCATTCGAGAACTCGATGGTTCTCCACGCGTCCATCACCTACTGTATGACACAGACTACGATGTCCAGAACTCCACTCAAGGAGACAGCCGCCAAGACTCGCCTGAAATTTACCAAACTCCACAGGTGTTTCTTTAGGGTTtaagaaaccctagcagagcaaaAGGGAGACTTTTATATGCGTATCCAATCTAAATAGAGAAGATAATATAAGCTATAAATCTAAAAAAATCGTATCATGTGGCAACTTATATAGAATCAACAAAAGAAGGCTAAACCTTCTTGCTTCCACAAACCACAAAACTTTCCACAAAAGAAGGCTTAACACTCTTGCTTTCACAAACGCCAGAATAATGTTCATAAAAGAAGGTTAATCATTAATCTTTCTTCCACTAAACcaaaaaatataataagtgaAGGTCAAGTCTTCTTTCTTTTAGAaatccaaatatataacatCTATAAAATAAGGAAAATTCTTCTTTCTCCCAAACACAAATTGGTGTCCGCACAGAAAGATGTTAAATATGTGAGAAAATGTCTaagctttcttcttcctccctgCTTTGTTTGTCCTATATATGAGCACATCTTGCATGAGATGTTGTATGGATGTCGGCCAAGGACCACCGCATACCTCAATCTTGCGTAGTCGTTCACCTATAATAAAGGAAAggtgaattctgtggtaccctggATTTTTCTTAGGTGTGGTACCCGTATTaagtaatttaataaattattataatgttattcaaggtaaatactacatatttagattttactttacttatcaattaacttcatctcatgaaattcattttttaatgaaaaatgaatgagTGGTAGAAACGAATGATGGTGATAGAGATGCGCGTAGAATGACTATGGTTGACGGATGAATAAAGCTCAGAAATACAACTCGCAAATCTCACATCCCTAAGAATAAAATGCTGCATTACTACggtagaataaaattaaaattttaatcgGCACATAAGTCTTTATCATCAAACcaactcattttgggtaccacacattaatctggcttaaggtaccaaGCAAGCACCTAAAGGAAAAGTATTATCAAAGTAAACACTAATATGCACAAACTATGGCAAAAATATTCATGCCAACAGCTAAGATGGAATTACCCCAATAGCCATTTCCCCCATCTGGTTCATTCAGTTTGCCAGCCAAATTCCTAAATCATTCCTAATGTAAATATACGTGAATATGTTATaacttatttaaattaaattacatAAGCAACTAAGCAAGATAAGCTTACAAATCATCCTTCTTTCTGCACACCCAGTCCTTCTGATATGTTAACTGTAAATTAACATAAATGGTTTTTGTGTAAGTTCAAACGAGCAATGATTtatacacacctcactttctcttccatctcattttcacttatttctctttctatctctctctacatttcctgtcacatcacataatcacatatcatatcactcatttctttcatttttcttcttaatcatgcaaggtggaggtggaaatcATATGTAAACATAACATTATTCAGTTCAAACACATAAAATGATGTCATCAGTAAATAGTTCCTCCATGTAGAGAGCATGTGTACAAAATGCATTAATAAGAagtaataaaaaattactatagtTAAGAAATTAGGCGGTACAGTGAAAATTACTTACTAGAATTTTGGTGTGTCTTATCCTTTTAGGCATTTTGTTCTTTTGAGGGAAGGAGTCAAGCTAAATGACTTCTTTTGCATCAAAATCCATTACAAGCATATACCGGTGAAAgttattgtcatttttttctttttagtttttgACCGGATGTGAGAGATAgggaattgtttttttaaaaaaatagggAATatgtagtttcaaaaaaaaaaaaaaatagggaaTATGTAATAAGTAAAAGTTAAAAGAGATAGTTAATTAGTGAATGGGGAAAATTAACTTGCGTGTCACCTTTTCATTGGATAACAGTAACGGTACATATAGTCCTGTAATTAAGTTTAATCATAATTATAACCATAAGAAATAACCaatggttttttttgttttttttttgaaagtgatgtCAAAGACAACTACTTTtccaaatagttttaaaaaaaactacatcACCAAATACTTAataatgcttataaaaaaaccaaATAATAATCAAGGTGTCTTGTTCCATCGCTCCAAAACACTTGCCTTTGtaagaatttgaagaaaaaaggGATTACTCTATCCCTTATCTTTCAAATAATTCAATGCAGTAGATCCATGCATCACTTGAACCTAAACTTTCTCTTTTTTACCCATCAACATGATTATACAAGTCATTTTTCAAGAAACCAACAAATTCATGACCACCTCTTTGACCCATCATCAACCCCACTATGTTACAAATCCCTACACCATATAACTCAAGGCTATCAACTTGAGCATTGTCACCGTCATCCGTCATCTAACTATATATGAGGGAATCAAGCAAACCTATTGTGTTGGTGTCAAATCATGGTCGTATTGAGGTTTAGAGAAATTGATTTTCACTTGCACGAGTTGTAATCAAAACAAACATACAATCTGGCTTGATAACGAACTCGGGAAATCTTCATGTCTTCGTACTAGTAAATGGACTGCTTGGAACATAGACTCCAGCTCAAGAAGCTTTCTCTTAGCTTCAATTAATCCctcttcgaaaccctaaatttttTACACATTACGATTTCTGTAGTTTAAAATTGTTCCATAAAATATATTTGAGGCACTAAAACAACAATCACACAAGCTTCAACGACTTACAATAATCTTTAAAACCCTGATAAACAACTTCTTGATCTAGTTCCATGAAATCcgtttataaaaaaatgaaccaCCACGATCTCATACTATTACAAACCCTAAAATTTAAACTCACTCTCACTCATGGTACCATCCAACATCATCAACATTACTTGCTTAATTAAGGGTCTAACCAAcaattaaactaattaattgtaAATAAATCCTCAATAAATTACATCTGCAAATATTAAAATGAAAGAATCAATTCACACATGtcaaatataaatatgtaataCCATGTCATTAAGTTAACACACCCTTTTCACTTGTTCAGTAAGTAAAGTAGAGTAGTAGTAAAATCAGATCATTATCCATTATATCATAAAGTAAAAAATAGCAGGCCCCACATTATATCCACTTGTCTCACGTGTCTCCCAACTAGGCAACACCAAATTTACAAAACTAACCCTGAGTCAAATTCAAAGCCTCGTATAACTGTCTCTCGCAAAACAAGGGAAAAACACAACGATACccttctctcactttctctctcatcaaaccaggtctctctctctctctctttctctttctctctcttgtttGTTGGTATTAGGGTTTCGGAATCTCCAATCACCATTCTCATTTCTTCAACCATGGTTCAGCTGATGAAGAAAGATTCATCGAATCCCCACACGGCGTCGTTCCGGAGCTCCATGCCGCCGGTGAAGCTGGACATCGTCGAAGACCCGCTTGAGGAAGAGCACGGCCCCCTCAACAAGCGCCACAAACCTTCCTCCTCCCCCTTGCAAGAGGTAAACCGATCGTCTTCCTTGATCGCGTATGAATTTTATCACAAGTGAGACATTCTGCGTTGGATCATTGTGATTTCCGCAATTTTAGCTAGACTTGCTAATTTTGAATCGCAATTTATATGATTGTATAGTTTTGAGATTTCACCATTTTGTTGCATATTAATTGTGAATTTCTGATGGATTTGATTGGTACCGGTCTCAATTTCGATATTTATTTCCGTTTTCAGAACAATTTTTTATCACAGAATACTCGGTAATGCCAGTTTTGTTGCACGATTGATCGTTTAATTCAGATTTTTGGGTTGGTTTTAATTGTAAGGCATCGTTTggaaacacagcttaattaagcgattatggtcataagcacttatgacataagcgcttattcataagctattttaaatttttttattgaaataaattgaaaacaagctatatataagcataagctctttttcataagctatcccgagtagcttatgaaaataagctcaaaacagtttATGttaggccataagctgtttgcataagctctcccaaacactgacataagagcttatgctatcagataagctcaaataagctcttccaaacggggccaaAATATGTTTTAATTAGTGATTAGATTTGTGTCGTTCTCGACAGGAAGTTGAAAATTATTGTGTTAAATTCTTCGTGgaggaattttgttttcatGGGATGATGTGAGTTAAAAAAATGTTGGTTTTCTACTTTTCTTAACGTTTGTGGGTGGTCTTGCTGATCATTTTGCAGTGGAGTGCTTCGAATGATAATTCAGATGGTTCTTCTTCCCAGATCGGCATACTTGATGAGCCTAGCCCGTTGGGTTTGCGCTTGAGGAAGAGTCCTTCGCTGTTGGACTTGATTCAGATGAAACTTTCTCAAGGGAGAAGTGATGAGAATTTAAGCTCTGGAGTGGAAAAGGAAAGTAGAGGTGCCGCCGCTGCATCCGGTGCCGCGGAAAAGCTTAAAGCATCCAACTTCCCGGGTTCACTTTTAAGGATTGGATTATGGGAGGTACGTTTGAGATACTTCATGTCGCTAGTGTATTTaggaaatgattttttttttttcaatgaattTTGGATAGCTCAAAGTTCTCTTTATGTTGGCAGTATAAATCAAGATACGAGGGTGACTTGGTGGCAAAGTGTTACTTTGCTAAACATAAGCTTGTTTGGGAAGTTCTTGAAGGTGGTCTAAAAAGCAAAATAGAAATTCAGTGGGCAGATATCATGGCACTCAAGGCACAATGTCCAGAGAATGGTCTTAGCACTTTGACTGTTGTGGTAATTTATCTTCCTATCCTATTTTAAGATGCAAAGACCTATGAATGGGTTAGTTTATCATTGAACAAATGGTGGATTTGTGTGTTGCAGCTTGGTAGACAACCTCTTTTCTTCAGGGAGACTAATCCTCAGCCTAGAAAGCATACACTATGGCAGGCAACAGCAGATTTTACTAATGGACAGTGTAGCAAACACAGGTATATTCTCTCAATTGGTTTTCCTCTGATGATATGTGGACGGGCTGAGCTGTTATACTCATACTATATGCATAAGTAAATATTGAAAACTTCAATAgttttattaatttatgataAGTTGGGCAGGAGAATTATGGTTTTTTCAGCATTTAATATCACCATTCTTAAGGATAAAAACTCACTACCATTAGGAAACCTGAGAAGGGGAATATAAGAGCATAAGCGTTTATTGAAATAATCAAGGAAGAGAGGTTAAGTGTCATTTGATATTGTATTTTGTTGACCAAGTATAGAGGACACTTAATGTGCATTTTAAAGCATTTACTGAGGGCTAAATCGAAAAGTCTTTCAGGGATGCTGGGAGCCTGGGAGGCTATTTGATTGTTTTATAATTCCCATTGAGGTTTTACTGTATGTTTAGGTCCTGTTTATGAGGCCATGATGTTTGAAATCACAATCTTTTGGTTTTGTAGGCTGCATTTCTTGCAATGCCCTCAAGGAGTGTTGGCCAAACATTTTGAAAAGCTTATCCAGTGTGACTTGCGTCTTAATTTCTTAAGCCGACAGCCAGAGATATTAATGCATTCGCCACATTTTGATACACAACCTTCTGCATTTGAGGATCCTGGCCATTCAAAAGATCGTGATCTGCATCAAGTCAGTGGTAAAGGATCATCATCCACATCTGGTTTTGAGGACAGAGGATCACCGCAGACATCTTTGTCATTTTCATCATTTAAGATTGAACACACTGATCCTCCCAGCATGACTTTGGATAGTCTCCCTCGAGATGCACCTTCCCCTAGTTCAGGTACTTCAAAGAACTTGGCCttgtaattaattaaaatagatTGGCTATTTCTGTAGTGTATTTGTTGATCCATGTTTTGGGATGTTATTAGATATAGCAAACTTTTTACATGTTCATCAGTCCTGTGTTTTCCATGGAGTTATTTTGGCTTAATTGTTTTTTCTGTCTGTCTTTTACATATATAAGTCATGGATTGTCCTTCAATTGATGGGAGCACAAGTTCAGAAATCGAGTCCAAGGGCCCGAAAAGTTGGGATCAGATAAAAGTTCCTGGACTCAAACCTTCTATGTCAATGAGTGATTTTATTGGCCATATCGAACATTGCCTGTCCGAGCAAATGACCTTACCCTTATCTGCTGGAGGATCAGAGTACCAGGAGATCCTTGAGGACATTGCACAGCATCTGCTCAACGACAATCAAGTTGCAGCGACTTCTGATGAAAAATCTCTCATGTCAAGGGTCAATTCTCTCTGCTGTCTTTTACAGAAGGATCCTGTACCAGCGCAGAATTCACACCTTCCTGAAGATAGTACTGTCGATGGACCTGTTGCTGAAAAAGATGTCAAGCCTTCTGAGGAGGACTCAAAGGACACTTCTGGTGGCAAGCAAGGACTAGGCATGTCCAGGAAAGACTCGTTTAGCGATTTGCTTCTCCATCTTCCTCGAATCACATCTCTTCCAAAGTTCTTGTTTAACATATCAGAAGAGGATGGTGACAGTCAAGCCAGATAGTTATTTCAAAATAGGCAAGTATGGAGCTTCCTAGCAGAGTCTAGCTGCATAGGGAATATGTTATGTCTTTGTAGACATGTGCAAAGTTGTTTTACTTTGGGGACCATTGGGATTTGGAGAAGTTGTTTTAATGAAGAATCCTGGTAGAGCCCGTGTAAAGATTACTGAGTAGGTGTTTTAGCTCTATTTGTTTTATCTCCTTGCCTTTGTGTAGGACTCGTGGACGGTTGTTGTCTGCTTGTATGTAATTCATGTGTTCCCGGATCAAATGTGCCTTTCCTGGGAATAGAAGAATAGATCAATTTCAGATCATAAGTTGTAGATGATTCTATTTCATTGACTGGGGCAGTTTGAATGATTCATCAAATAACAAGTGGGGGGGTGCTCATAATCCAAAATCCAATTTATTTGACAAAATCAAATTGAAAactgaattttaaaaaatatcaaaaattaattttttattagagTGAATTggattttgaatttcattttaaattgaTTCAGTTTAATCTAGATCAATTTTTTAGTCATGTATCTAATTttatttaggcttaaatatgctATTAATTCCTATGGGCCTAGTGGGGATGGGCAAGGATGATGAGGAAAATGATGAGGACTTTGACAAGAATGAGTTTTGGAAGCAACAAGATGGGTTGGGGTACAAGCCTTGCTTGGATTTCAGCAGGGATTATAGGAGACTGAGTCCCACTTTTCCACCACACCGAACTAAATAGGATGATGATCATTGATCACACAGTAAAAGCAGGGTAAGACTTTTGTCACAACACCCTAGAATCTCATCACCCATCTATGATCAGCATAAGTTAAGACCAGCCAGCTTGTTATATGAAGAAGCTTCACTTGCTCGCTGCCTGAACCATGTGAACCTAACACCAGCTGCATGGAGCTTCAACAAGTCAAGATCATTATCTACAAACTTACGGGTCTAAGAAGGATAAAAAAAACGGCTATAACGACTCATTAAAATTACCAACTAGCTCCCATGGGAACGACACCCCAAATAAACCTCAAGTGGTCCCAACAAGCCAAAGCAAAGTCACAATACTTGCTCATGCTAAATCCTAAAACCGTAACGATTTGCGAAACACAAAACTCTGGAGAAAACATAAAGGGTATGTCCTCCTGCATCTCTAGCATATGAGATAATTTAATTGTagttattttgaaaataaaaaatctttacTTCTTTAGTTCAAAAATTTATTGAATCTATCTAATCTAATATCTATAATGAAGTTTGAAAACATAAATTGATTGGAAATATTGAATACAATTATTAATTAACTTTTAAACATAAGGATTTGGGTTTACCATTGTAGAATCCTTGATTACCAAAAGGGATTCTGCTAAACATATATGTATAACTTCATCATATCATCATATGTTACAAGGATAATGTGTACTGACTATTTAACATGATCAAAGTCAAAGGTTTACTAAGTTTTGAACAAGTCCTTGGCCTGTTTGCGGTAATGGCATATCAGTTGAGCCCATATATGTCTTGAGAATTCAAGTGAGTTGAAGTCTCACATTTGTTAAGAATAGATTAAAACTTATAAAATATGTGATTTATAAATGCCTTAAGATTTTTGGTTAATGTGGTGTTAGgttcttttgttgttgttcCTGACTCATGGGTTCCCTCTTGTCTCCCCAACAAGTTGTATAGGAGCCAATGATTTGACTGTGGTGATGACTCCTTATATTAGAAGTATTCCTAGCAGTGTAGTGACTAGGCGGCGTGTCTCGTTGATGCGGTGGTGGAGGCGTACGGCGGTGCAAGTATGAATATCTTCTGCTAAGAGGGAGCATGATAGTGTGGTGATGACTAGTGATGGAAGTAGGCCAGAAGGCCCATCAGGGGCCCATGACCTGACACATCAGAGGTCTGATTTGGCCTAAC contains:
- the LOC130725488 gene encoding uncharacterized protein LOC130725488; amino-acid sequence: MILRGQPWTFDGYVIALQKIYGDEQPSEIKPHTSPFWVRIYDLSLRYRTEEAVTQIGRSFGEVIDFDKSSGCVAGKYMRVKVVLDLCNPLKRGTQIQLVSQQAGKIFFKYERLPDICFACGGLGHSIKSCPDKEDDEDDEEGPQNLPYGAWLRASPKKNVMVRKEGFLEERKSLFQEESSNRTIPKEPAFEKLGRYTASSEDSSEAIPKQMEENGDIEEQEKGDQQREEGLDQVADVLQQISLDPGGKQAEKEATTAKKSVEEGGDDESTEESHEHQQPASPENKSHQVKTGKGASWKRLAGKQAAKPTQVLPTVCSKRTDMDIDEVADVTGSKEKKSKNLMQIDDESAVLEDQHRREP
- the LOC130723409 gene encoding uncharacterized protein LOC130723409 isoform X1; this encodes MVQLMKKDSSNPHTASFRSSMPPVKLDIVEDPLEEEHGPLNKRHKPSSSPLQEWSASNDNSDGSSSQIGILDEPSPLGLRLRKSPSLLDLIQMKLSQGRSDENLSSGVEKESRGAAAASGAAEKLKASNFPGSLLRIGLWEYKSRYEGDLVAKCYFAKHKLVWEVLEGGLKSKIEIQWADIMALKAQCPENGLSTLTVVLGRQPLFFRETNPQPRKHTLWQATADFTNGQCSKHRLHFLQCPQGVLAKHFEKLIQCDLRLNFLSRQPEILMHSPHFDTQPSAFEDPGHSKDRDLHQVSGKGSSSTSGFEDRGSPQTSLSFSSFKIEHTDPPSMTLDSLPRDAPSPSSVMDCPSIDGSTSSEIESKGPKSWDQIKVPGLKPSMSMSDFIGHIEHCLSEQMTLPLSAGGSEYQEILEDIAQHLLNDNQVAATSDEKSLMSRVNSLCCLLQKDPVPAQNSHLPEDSTVDGPVAEKDVKPSEEDSKDTSGGKQGLGMSRKDSFSDLLLHLPRITSLPKFLFNISEEDGDSQAR
- the LOC130723409 gene encoding uncharacterized protein LOC130723409 isoform X2 — protein: MKKDSSNPHTASFRSSMPPVKLDIVEDPLEEEHGPLNKRHKPSSSPLQEWSASNDNSDGSSSQIGILDEPSPLGLRLRKSPSLLDLIQMKLSQGRSDENLSSGVEKESRGAAAASGAAEKLKASNFPGSLLRIGLWEYKSRYEGDLVAKCYFAKHKLVWEVLEGGLKSKIEIQWADIMALKAQCPENGLSTLTVVLGRQPLFFRETNPQPRKHTLWQATADFTNGQCSKHRLHFLQCPQGVLAKHFEKLIQCDLRLNFLSRQPEILMHSPHFDTQPSAFEDPGHSKDRDLHQVSGKGSSSTSGFEDRGSPQTSLSFSSFKIEHTDPPSMTLDSLPRDAPSPSSVMDCPSIDGSTSSEIESKGPKSWDQIKVPGLKPSMSMSDFIGHIEHCLSEQMTLPLSAGGSEYQEILEDIAQHLLNDNQVAATSDEKSLMSRVNSLCCLLQKDPVPAQNSHLPEDSTVDGPVAEKDVKPSEEDSKDTSGGKQGLGMSRKDSFSDLLLHLPRITSLPKFLFNISEEDGDSQAR